A section of the Larus michahellis chromosome 1, bLarMic1.1, whole genome shotgun sequence genome encodes:
- the PYROXD1 gene encoding pyridine nucleotide-disulfide oxidoreductase domain-containing protein 1 isoform X2, producing the protein MEFPSEDIFLMTASPVIKAVTNFKQVSKTLEEFDVEEQPSSLLEKRYPNIKVIQSGVKQLKSDQHKIFTEDGKEYMYEKLCLCAGAKPKLIFEGNPYVLGIRDTDSAQAFQKKLAQAERIVVVGNGGIALELVYEIQGCEVIWAIKDKAIGNTFFDAGAAEFLIPKLTAEKRETPIECKRTKYTMEGSEEKEGPTAVSDKLGSALGPDWHEGLHLKGTKEFSHKVHIEILCEVKKIHLQQEFIQLQRTSLTFPKDEKNVEPDEVLWPVYVELTNGKIYGCDFIVSATGVVPNVEPFLDGNNFAVGEDGGLTVDKHMHTSLPDIYAAGDICTAAWEPSPVWHQMRLWTQARQMGWYAAKCMAADTLGESIDLDFSFELFAHVTKFFNYKVVVLGKYNAQGLGLDHELMLRCTKGQEYVKVVMQNGRMMGAVLIGETDLEETFENLILNQMDLSAYGEDLLNPDIDIEDYFD; encoded by the exons GTCTCCAAAACACTCGAGGAGTTTGACGTAGAAGAGCAACCGAGTTCTCTATTAGAAAAACGATATCCCAATATTAAAGTTATACAGTCTGGAGTAAAACAGTTGAAAAGTGATCAACAT aaaattttCACTGAAGATGGGAAAGAATATATGTATGAAAAACTTTGCCTGTGTGCtggagcaaaaccaaaattaatttttgaaggaAACCCATACGTATTAGGAATCCGGGATACTGACAGTGCACAG gcttttcagaagaaattgGCTCAAGCTGAGAGAATAGTAGTGGTAGGAAACGGTGGCATTGCGCTTGAATTAGT GTATGAAATCCAAGGCTGTGAAGTAATCTGGGCTATCAAAGACAAAGCCATTGGGAACACTTTTTTTGATGCGGGAGCAGCTGAATTTCTCATTCCAAAGCTAACTGCTGAAAAACGAGAGACTCCAATTGAATGTAAAAGAACCAAGTACACAATGGAAG GaagtgaggaaaaagaaggaCCTACAGCAGTATCTGACAAACTGGGCAGTGCCTTAGGCCCTGACTGGCACGAGGGCTTACATCTTAAAGGGACTAAAGAG TTTTCTCATAAAGTACATATTGAAATACTATGTGAAGTAAAGAAAATACACTTACAGCAAGAATTTATCCAACTGCAACGGACTTCATTGACTTTTCCTAAGGATGAGAAAAATGTAGAACCAGATGAGG tgcTCTGGCCTGTATATGTGGAATTAACTAATGGAAAAATTTATGGATGCGATTTCATTGTCAGCGCAACTGGAGTTGTGCCAAATGTTGAACCATTTCTTGATGGCAATAAT TTTGCTGTAGGTGAAGATGGAGGTCTTACAGTAGATAAACACATGCACACGTCCCTGCCAGATATATATGCAGCTGGGGATATCTGCACGGCGGCGTGGGAACCTAGTCCAGTGTGGCATCAG atGCGACTGTGGACTCAAGCTAGGCAGATGGGATGGTATGCAGCAAAATGCATGGCAGCAGATACTTTAGGAGAATCTATTGATCTGGATTTCAGCTTTGAACTATTTGCTCATGTTACAAAATTTTTCAATTACAAG GTGGTGGTTTTGGGAAAATACAACGCACAAGGCTTGGGTTTAGACCATGAGCTGATGCTGAGATGTACCAAGGGACAAGAGTACGTTAAAGTAGTGATGCAGAATGGCCGAATGATGGGAGCTGTGCTGATTGGTGAAACGGACTTGGAAGAAAcctttgaaaacttaattttaaatcaaatggATCTTTCCGCCTATGGTGAAGATCTCCTGAATCCAGATATTGATATAGAAGACTATTTTGATTGA